The sequence below is a genomic window from Telopea speciosissima isolate NSW1024214 ecotype Mountain lineage unplaced genomic scaffold, Tspe_v1 Tspe_v1.0570, whole genome shotgun sequence.
attatgggatgatgACATTTTaattagaagcaattaaagaaccctcccaataaaaataaattaataacttgggtgcatcaatcatgccatagatgccacgcctcgatcatctcctccgcccgatcacgtcttcaaagtaagtCTGTGAGCGCCACacgtggatcaccatcaacatgccctgggagtcctagctcctctaaaattacaatggaaacctaggaaaaaattctatacactttcctttccataataataaagaaaccccgcgtGGAGAAATCAACCCatcatttgggctgcccatggggtggagtacatttgtttataaaaaagatagggggagagagagagaaagagagagaaacatcacatccacccttAATCCCATGTATCACATGCATagacaatccatccattttattagaatgtcattcccataatcacattataacatAATCTGATGCATGGGTATTGTTAAATCAagtaatcaaaaaaaaaaattacatggattccttcaattattgacccaccacatcacatgtgataacatgtatccaaactcaaaaattaaaatcatgttttaattacaagtgagtggagggagggatcccttcacccatcttcatcCTTTAATACCAAAAAATTCTGCTTTTTCCGTGCAGGCGAGCCACTGGCATCGTAGGCAAAATCGACTAGCACCGTAGGCAATAGCCACTGGCACCGTGGGCAGAATCGACTGGCACCATAGGTAGCAGcccaaaataaaggaaaatatgCAAATGGGCAGGGAAAAGGGAGAggggcgtgcgcagaggcttggcagcgtgcgttCCCCCCCCACatgattaaaattaaaaaaaaataatcatttatttagatacatgcttcaataattggaataaataaatcaataatcaaatccatcatatatgggtaggttgttacaccaacaaccttgtaactacccatgtgcacatgggaaggttgttacaacaaccatattataaccacccatgtgccaacttgcattccactcatgataatcatattaaccattaattattcaatattcatgggtgggaaaggtggttttgataccacactgtaggcatAACtatggtccagggatcaaaccatggttccctaggaaaaccaatatacagaaaaattaggatTCTGCACgtcctgggttatcccatggtgtcccatgggtaccccattaaattttagggtttctcatgGTCGCCTATGGGaacctggtgcatccctattagggtttctccttccctattgcgtcccataaaattaattatcacaataaggatggagaaattcatctctagtccatcacatggcaagagggatccatcccatactcgaatacgcagcggaaattaatcgattcgagtttctttcgcatcccataaatattaataatcaataaatcaaggaattaataaagaagcGCTAACTGATGAGccttaagtgttgctcctccaatagacagtggttcttcctccagtgagcgctccaagcaaacagatctgaacctccaatggtgctaccaaggttcttcaagccaatcccagatgctctcgaactctttagcacagatctagggtttctcaaatcctaactctcaaacacagatgagagaagcaagaagaagaagagagatcacaagagggagagagagaaataaaaaaagtaggagagagagtgtctgctaaaaaaacatggagagcttccctcccttctgcgttttggtcccctatatatattattttgatttaattattaatagaaCCCccgtgagagtctgactctctctctctctttgtttggcagttatatttaaacttaaagtgctacacaggtgaagaagcagaatctaatagggaaagtattaattagattctttatttaattattaatggataattacaattagcaccaaatccattaattaaataaagaaccaattaaattagtaaattcctaataactccctatatgataacaatttatcatatacaacccccccactaatcaacaccatcattatggaatctagggcatgtacacatatactgccaaaccccaatccatagtacatgtccatataagagagtctgtgcatctgatcgggtctcgCAAAATTCGattaaacactttatttaaaataactataaataatgtatcattttatgtgaaataaattttgcaaaaccatttccaaaacgacactggatctagattccgatccgaccatacacagacaatctctatcttggtgttctccaatcgggtagtggtaaccatgttgagtaactctttcactcacaaagcgttgacgcattcccagaacaccggctttgacttgcttgaatctcagtcatagatgaaccaaagaatgcggtcacactttgcagtgacagggttccctcaggcaaaagggtgtcggtgacacatgtctatcccttcctacatctggcagtaatacatgagggaatcgacaaagtagattcttcgtcaatacacacatcaacatgtgagtactcgcattcgtaccttgacatcacatgtctaggcatacccaatgcgacgactatatgataagggtgcccagcctaaaccctagtcgtgactaccattttaagtataacttacggacacataatgctcaaaaagtttaaatcgcatgtgataatattaaactaaaatatataaaagttcaatacaaagataaaccaggttgaaccggaccaaaccgggtttgatggacacacatatccaataGACTCATCTATCAACTATGCTCAACAATATAAGCTCATCTCTCTCAGCCCATGCTCTTTCAGTTCACATGCCACATCTGCTAGCCTACTCTGCTCTACTCCACTGATCTTCTACAACAACACCAGGACCACTATGTAAGTGTATTTACCAAGTGACCATATTGACAACAATGAAAACCCCAATTGCCAATGCCCCAATATTTTCTAgaatttttgccttttcatATATTTGTTAAGGAAAGCATAAACCCCTGCTTGTGTCCCGCTTGGGCTTTCTTCCCCCTATCTGGCAGGGCTCCCCTTGTTTGTTTATCTACATTCACTGACGGCTCGTTGTCGGCCTTCCAATTTGAGCTTCTTTGCTACTTCGTTCGAGGCAGAAGCGACCCGTGATGGCGTGATGCTATCTTTCTTACACAAAATCTTCAGCTCACCTGGTTGGTTATTTTTATATTACTGCCTCcatgagataatgacacttaATCAATCTATTTCAACTATAAGATTAGATAATGTATAGCAAAGAACTAATGTATATAAgtgaggtctcgtgatcaaacctttgCCATtgtataatttcttggggccacccgcctgaggctcatTAGGACCCAGAAGCTCCCAATTCGGGCGTGATGCAAGGGTCATGTACGAGCTCAGGGGGGATTTAGTTGGCCTATAATCGGATACCCCTCCTAtctccaaaataaataaaaaaaaaaagaaaaaaaaaaaaaaaggaagaagtaaTCGTACTTCGAACATATTGTTTAGTACCTTTAAGAATAAGTATGTTTAGAAATAATATGTAATCTTGCGATCGCGCAAGGGAATTAGACTGTACTTTTTTCTTGtgtcatcaaaaaaaaaagaaaaaaaaacccataagaTTAGACCACCAAAGCTATTCTGGACCGTACATTATTGCTTTCCAGCTATTTTCGTTTTTCTCTTTTACTCATTTATTAGTGGGTAAAGGGCCCCTCTATTAATTAACTCCTTgcatctttttttgtttgtttgttccaTCACCGATCTTGCATCATTTTAACTcgtaaaaaaaattttttttttttaagcgaGTAGGacagagaaaaggagaaaaaatattttaatcttTTAAGTCAATCCATGAGAATATTTTAAATCTTGTGAGTCAATCCATGAGGGCTAAGAGAGAATATTTTAATCTGTCAGGACTAaggacaaaaaaacaaacaggtATCTAAAGAAGTGCAACTAATTAACGTGTGGGTGCCGCGTACTACTTACTACACTTACCGCGTACTGTTCATGTAAGTACTTTCCCGAAATTCCCCGAAATATCCGCCGTTATCACCGATTTCTTcgatttcattttttatttatttatttcagttttcaaTTTTCATATCACAAATTCacaatgtgttttttttttttaattttgtttaatcAACGGATCTCTcaagtctttttcttttttaaaattttggtagAACACCCATCAAGTCTCATACAGAGTCTCACTCTCCCCCGTAAGTCTCGTAGTAGTAGTTTCACATAGTCTGAAATCTTAATGGGAGGTCTTGTCTTCTTGTCTTGATGGTCTTTGAGAGTTGTCATGCTTTGATTCTTCTCTCGTTTTTCATCGTTTCAAACCTACCTACCTATCCACATATCCGTCCAATCCTCTTTAatgtctttttccttttttttttgtcccttaAAAATTAAGAATCCTCTGTAAATTCGAAACCACTAATCTGAGCTCTCTATATCTCTAGCTCGAACTTTTTATAGAATATAGATCCATTCTAaacgagagaagaagaagaagaagaagaagaagaaggaggagtcTCTCGAAGGCCGTGAAACAATGGCAGTAACGGAACTAACGTTGGAGCACACGCCAACATGGGTTGTAGCCGTCGTCTGCAGCGTTATCGTCGCCATTTCTCTCGCCGTTGAAAGGATCCTTCATTATACTGGAAAGGTAATGTCTTTTTATCGTTTCTTTACCACAGTCTTTTCTCTTTAACACTTTCCTTTTCTCTGGAAGTTCTCTActatctcttttttcctttgcttCATTTTTAAGGGTTTCGAATTTTGCTGCAACTTTGAAGCTGAATTGcgctatttttatttttattttttgttctttctgtgCAATTGATTTCAgtatttgaagaagaagaatcagaagCCGCTCTTTGAAGCTTTGCAAAAAGTTAAAGAAGGTTCGcttttctcactctctctctggTTAACTGAAAAGATGGATGGATGGCTAGACTCTAGAGCGCTTATTGTCCATGGCTTTTGTGTCTGAATATGCAGAATTGATGCTTTTGGGGTTCATTTCCCTTCTTCTAACCGTATTCCAAGTTCGGATAGCTAAAATTTGTATGCCCCCGAGTTGGGCTAATCACATGCTTCCTTGTGAAAAGGAAAGTACTGATAGTACCTCTGGAGAAACCACGTCCCATTATCAaagctccttctcttctttcgtTTTGGGGAGTGGGAGACGGCTCCTCGCCTCGTCAACTGATGCGGGCTATTGCCAAAAGAAGGTAAATGTCTGGATTCACATTAcaattcttctttctcttcattcGCGTTCCATCTGACAATCATCCCATTGAACTGCAACTGGTTCCAATTATATATGCTGGTCTCTTCTGTTCCATCACTCCCCTATGCGCATTTGAGAGAAAAATGATGGTTGGGGAGACAAGAATTTAAGACATTTCTCATTTTGTCGAAACTTGTTCTGTTTGTGCTACAATTCTTATAATTCTGTGATGCTTCATCTTATGTGCATCCAGTTTGTTGTATTCTCCTTGTTATCAGTATATGGCACTTACAGATTTCTAGTGTGTTTGCTCCTTGAGATTGTTCTTCTTTTTGAGGTACAAGTTACCTTGAAGAAGCCATTTGCCATGAACTAACATGGAACTGCACTTGCTCATGGCTATCAAACTGCTGGTGTACAGTAGGAACTTCTGTCATCATCATCCCGATGCTAGCTAATCTTATGGATGAATATGTAGTTGTTACCATAAATAGCTTCTCTCCTTGTATAAGGTGCTTACGGGGTCGCATATGTGCCACAAACCCCACTGTTTGCTTGGAACCAGATCTGAGGATGAGAATTTGTTGTTGTTTGATGGAAAGGATAAGAATTTCTTAATTCCTGCTCAAATTACCCTATGGTTTTCCATTTATTACTTTGTGAAAAACATAGATTCTTGcgcttataaaaaaaataaaaaataaatgcttGCAATAGAAGATTAGTTGTGCACAGCCTTTCTAAGAAACCCAGAATGCTTAAAGGAATGCATCTTTGTCAGGGTAACTCCATTTATGGGTGCCTAAATTCTACACTTTAGGCTATCCTGAAACCCCCATGGCCCCAGTGGTACTCACTGTTGTAATAACCCAACATCATGTTCATTTTGGAAGCTGTACTGAGTCAACTGACAACCCACTGCTGTTTTAAGCCTGTGTAATGTTCACACTCTGCAACAAACTTTTCTTGCCAATAGCTACCAATTAAGTAGTATGCTGGCAGGGTCTGCTTTCTGGTTTCACTAATTGAATATTCATTCTCATTGCCAGTAGATTAGTTCATGTTCATCATTGATATTTCCTTGAGTTGATCTACCATTTGCAATCTGTTAACAGGTTAAATTGACCTATCTTTTCCCACAATGCTATATCCGCTGAATAGTATGTTCACAATGTTGTCTTAGGTATAATCT
It includes:
- the LOC122648202 gene encoding MLO-like protein 1, with amino-acid sequence MAVTELTLEHTPTWVVAVVCSVIVAISLAVERILHYTGKYLKKKNQKPLFEALQKVKEELMLLGFISLLLTVFQVRIAKICMPPSWANHMLPCEKESTDSTSGETTSHYQSSFSSFVLGSGRRLLASSTDAGYCQKKVNVWIHITILLSLHSRSI